Proteins found in one Zea mays cultivar B73 chromosome 1, Zm-B73-REFERENCE-NAM-5.0, whole genome shotgun sequence genomic segment:
- the LOC100383869 gene encoding Phosphoinositide phosphatase SAC2, translating to MEAMTGGKFLQKFRLYETRSKFYLIGRDKSRIHWRVLKIDRSEFTELGVEEDPTIYTENECQELLRRIHEGNRLTGGLKFVTKCYGIVGFVKFLGPYYMVIITRRRKIGTICGHEIYSVGKSEMIAIPSVTVWPNMAYSRDENRYKHLLCSVDLSKDFFFSYSYNIMHSLQKNITEKNIGQVYETMCVWNEFMTRAIRDHLMNTCWTVALVHGFFKQSRFSVSGKDFWLTLIARRSRHFAGTRFLKRGVNGKGRVANDVETEQIVFEDTSGGIPTQMASVVQHRGSIPLVWFQETSRLNIRPDIILKPDLDYKATRLHFENLALRYGNPIIILNLIKTHEKKPRESLLCAEFAKAIHYINKSLSDDKCLKFLHMDLSNLFRRKGTNVLALLSKVASDVLDLTEFLHCEISTSTKSDDISSEEKTVAKPRDDRSSRDQTECAAKLVPLLLQKGVLRTNCIDCLDRTNVAQFSYGLAALGRQLHALGLAEAHKIELHDPLVDDLMDFYERMGDTLAIQYGGSAAHNKIFCEQRGQWKATTQSQEFLRTLQRYYNNAYTDHEKQDAINMFLGHFQPQQGKPALWKLDSDQHYNIGRQGTLKEEIGRSFIKRSLSDGNILLESSLPVTICNNETDNTELLPVQQLDDIREASDSAPEISICEPNLCSSMNYGTVPGRHSMSEERQSYLKRLGYPELHSSNFFDLDLLSSSGNSFDEEVFERSLLINSPMDVISPESSMSYSEQGHTDEGRDDTDLSRSSSQLSDIRDYSDHFAQWVVNGDTLCY from the exons ATGGAGGCTATGACGGGTGGCAAATTCCTTCAAAAGTTTCGGCTCTACGAAACCAGATCG AAATTTTATCTTATTGGAAGAGACAAGAGCAGGATTCACTGGAGGGTGCTAAAAATTGATCGGTCGGAGTTCACTGAGTTGGGTGTCGAGGAGGATCCAACTATTTACACAGAGAATGAATGCCAAGAACTGCTTCGGCGGATCCATGAGGGGAACAGGTTGACCGGTGGACTGAAATTTGTCACAAAATGTTACGGAATAGTTG GTTTTGTAAAGTTTCTTGGTCCTTATTACATGGTTATAATAACCAGGAGAAGGAAAATTGGCACAATATGTGGCCATGAAATTTATTCCGTTGGCAAGAGCGAAATGATTGCAATTCCGAGTGTTACAGTCTGGCCCAACATGGCTTATTCTAGGGATGAAAACAG ATATAAGCACCTGCTTTGCTCAGTTGATCTTTCGAAGGATTTCTTCTTCAGCTACTCTTACAACATCATGCACAGCCTTCAGAAGAACATAACCGAGAAGAACATTGGGCAGGTTTATGAAACAATGTGTGTATGGAATGAATTTATGACACGAGCAATTCGGGATCATCTCATGAATACCTGTTGGACTGTTGCTTTAGTCCATGGATTTTTTAAGCAG TCAAGGTTCTCTGTGTCTGGGAAGGATTTTTGGCTGACGCTTATAGCTAGGCGCTCACGCCATTTTGCTGGGACCAG ATTCTTGAAACGTGGTGTTAATGGAAAGGGCAGGGTAGCCAATGATGTTGAGACTGAACAGATTGTTTTTGAAGACACATCTGGTGGAATCCCAACTCAGATGGCTTCTGTTGTACAACATAGAGGATCGATACCTCTTGTCTGGTTTCAGGAAACTTCAAGACTTAATATTAGACCAGATATTATAT TAAAACCTGATCTGGACTACAAGGCAACCCGCCTTCATTTTGAGAACCTTGCACTTAGATATGGGAATCCAATAATCATATTGAACTTAATAAAG ACCCACGAGAAGAAGCCCCGTGAATCTCTGCTCTGTGCAGAATTTGCAAAGGCTATTCATTACATTAACAAGAGCCTATCTGATGACAAGTGTCTAAAATTTCTGCACATGGATCTGAGTAATCTTTTTCGAAG GAAAGGCACCAATGTGCTTGCACTGTTGAGCAAGGTGGCATCAGATGTGTTGGATCTAACTGAATTCCTCCACTGCGAAATAAGTACATCAACAAAATCTGATGACATCTCAAG TGAAGAAAAAACTGTTGCCAAACCACGTGATGACAGAAGTAGCAGAGATCAAACTGAATGTGCAGCTAAGTTGGTACCTCTTTTATTACAGAAGGGTGTCCTCAGGACAAATTGTATAGACTGCTTGGATCGCACAAATGTTGCACAATTTTCATATGGTTTAGCTGCTTTAGGGCGTCAACTTCATGCACTGGGACTTGCTGAAGCACATAAAATTGAATTGCATgatcctctggttgatgatctgaTGGATTTCTATGAACGGATGGGTGATACATTAGCTATTCAGTATGGTGGCTCTGCTGCTCACAACAAG ATCTTCTGTGAGCAAAGGGGCCAATGGAAGGCAACAACCCAATCTCAGGAGTTCCTTCGAACCCTTCAACGCTACTACAATAACGCCTACACTGATCACGAGAAGCAGGATGCTATAAACAT GTTCTTAGGTCATTTCCAACCTCAGCAAGGGAAACCTGCATTGTGGAAGCTGGACTCAGATCAGCATTACAACATTGGGAGGCAAGGAACTTTAAAAGAAGAGATTGGAAG ATCATTCATAAAGAGGTCACTATCAGATGGTAACATACTGTTGGAGAGCAGCTTGCCTGTAACTATCTGTAACAATGAAACAGACAACACAGAATTGCTCCCAGTGCAACAGCTGGATGATATTAGAGAAGCTTCTGATTCTGCGCCAGAGATCTCCATATGCGAACCTAACCTGTGCTCCAG TATGAACTATGGCACAGTGCCTGGAAGACACTCCATGTCAGAAGAGCGGCAGAGTTATTTGAAAAGATTAGGTTACCCTGAATTGCACTCTTCAAATTTCTTTGACCTTGATTTGTTGTCATCTTCAGGAAATTCGTTTGACGAGGAAGTTTTTGAGAG GTCATTACTGATCAATTCACCTATGGATGTGATCAGTCCTGAATCATCTATGTCATACAGTGAACAAGGACACACTGATGAG GGAAGAGATGACACGGATCTTTCCCGTTCTAGCAGCCAGCTCTCAGACATTCGGGACTACTCTGACCACTTTGCGCAGTGGGTCGTGAATGGAGACACGCTTTGCTACTAG